Proteins from one Rhizoctonia solani chromosome 5, complete sequence genomic window:
- a CDS encoding Fungal specific transcription factor domain: MARPYCEKCLRGGYECLGYEEDQLRIKILWNHLPASADITTSEAPAPTVGGCRNDPASTVTDRVAKPSILGTALLYRKSGRALTTDDSSFENSARRFDRLWPQNQSQPVLYSSSRTHKPDNAEPLDTVAGVKEIGSDLAEDIKTLHRSISASIDMTHLDKEAYLACVAGEYVLHVLDFWFTPPSAIVRDCLKGQVRGTRTMQAMDLGTMVLKTCALDQGLRNPGTTLERYMALVDKFEQNFTTDLGCNLPPRDATDCFTARLELAILKFFLGDSIAGYTLLQVLRPKFLLLVATDSGLLVEQPNGNLAVSFPRTLSSLRHELARFISYDVILSFLLGAPPMIEYGYEGTCDGDGFEWIHGIPSALLQIISQINSWRAGPRVHLDCWQDLELCVFAWKPLQATLGESFVPGSTAFERAVVQEGWRHVVLIYIYMGICGVSSHDPRIQASVDVIFQLAEKMRNSRIGIHMLPHCVVAGIAARLEKQRIRVYEKLNSFLDPRAWLLRGPQFNRALYHLWHSTGAGGKAVTWDDYIRARDTVMPL, from the exons ATGGCCAGGCCGTATTGCGAGAAATGCCTGAGGGGCGGGTATGAATGTCTAGGATATGAAGAAGACCAACTTCGGATCAAAATACTTTGGAACCATCTTCCTGCTTCGGCGGATATTACGACATCTGAG GCACCTGCTCCTACAGTGGGTGGATGCCGTAACGACCCAGCTAGTACAGTTACGGATCGTGTCGCCAAGCCCTCTATACTAGGGACTGCGCTACTTTACAGGAAAAGTGGTCGTGCGTTAACCACAGATGATAGTTCCTTTGAAAACTCCGCAAGGAGGTTTGACCGTTTGTGGCCACAGAATCAAAGCCAACCCGTTTTATACTCATCATCAAGAACACACAAACCCGATAATGCTGAACCTTTGGATACGGTTGCAGGAGTGAAGGAAATCGGAAGTGATTTAGCTGAAGATATCAAAACCCTTCATAGATCAATTTCTGCCTCGATAGATATGACACATCTCGATAAGGAAGCTTATCTCGCATGTGTCGCTGGGGAGT ATGTTTTACATGTCCTGGATTTCTGGTTTACGCCTCCCTCAGCGATCGTTCGCGACTGCTTGAAGGGCCAGGTGAGAGGAACTAGAACTATGCAGGCCATGGATCTGGGAACAATGGTTCTCAAGACATGCGCACTAGACCAGGGCCTCAGAAATCCTGGCACCACGCTCGAGAGGTACATGGCCTTGGTCGATAAATTTGAACAGAATTTCACTACCGATCTTGGTTGTAATCTGCCACCAAGAGATGCAACGGACTGCTTTACGGCCCGTCTTGAG CTAGCAATTCTGAAAttcttccttggagacaGCATTGCAGGATATACCCTACTACAAGTTCTACGCCCCAAGTTCCTTCTGCTTGTTGCAACCGACTCTGGTTTGCTGGTTGAACAGCCAAACGGCAACCTAGCTGTTTCGTTTCCCCGCACGCTTAGTTCTCTTCGACACGAGCTTGCACGATTCATCTCATATGACGTGATACTGTCATTTTTACTTGGAGCGCCACCCATGATAGAGTATGGGTATGAGGGCACATGTGATGGTGACGGGTTTGAATGGATACATGGGATTCCGTCTGCACTCCTCCAGATCATCTCGCAGATCAATTCGTGGAGAGCTGGTCCTCGAGTCCATCTTGACTGTTGGCAAGATTTAGAACTGTGCGTCTTTGCCTGGAAACCATTGCAAGCCACACTGGGCGAGTCTTTTGTTCCTGGGAGCACCGCTTTTGAGAGGGCTGTAGTACAAGAAGGGTGGAGGCATGTGGTattgatatatatatacatg GGCATATGTGGAGTTTCTTCTCATGACCCACGTATACAAGCGTCGGTAGACGTAATTTTCCAGCTTGCGGAAAAAATGCGCAACTCACGAATCGGCATACACATGTTACCTcactgcgttgtt GCTGGTATAGCGGCGCGACTAGAAAAACAGCGAATTAGGGTGTATGAGAAgcttaattctttcttagATCCGCGGGCTTGGCTCTTGCGTGGGCCACAATTTAATAGAGCTCTTTATCATTTGTGGCACAGTACAGGTGCAGGAGGAAAAGCTGTTACATGGGACGATTACATTCGTGCGAGGGATACAGTTATGCCTCTGTAA